The Peribacillus sp. FSL E2-0218 genome contains a region encoding:
- a CDS encoding 3-oxoacid CoA-transferase subunit B — protein sequence MTRQLILERAVKEIQDGMCVNLGIGMPTLIANMIPNDFNVMLQSENGLLGIGPYPQKNEVDPDLINAGKETVTAKAGASFFDSAESFAMIRGGHIDLAILGGMEVSETGDLANWMIPGKMVKGMGGAMDLVQGAKRIVVIMDHVNKHGESKVKKSCTLPLTGEKVVHCLITELAVFHFSEAGMELIELQNGITLDEVKSKTEADFTISPSIEIRA from the coding sequence ATGACAAGACAACTGATTTTAGAACGGGCCGTTAAGGAAATCCAAGATGGGATGTGTGTGAATTTAGGGATCGGGATGCCGACCTTGATTGCCAATATGATCCCAAATGACTTCAATGTCATGCTTCAATCGGAAAATGGCTTACTCGGAATCGGACCTTACCCACAAAAGAACGAAGTCGATCCGGATTTGATCAATGCAGGGAAAGAAACGGTAACGGCCAAAGCGGGGGCATCCTTTTTTGATAGCGCTGAATCGTTCGCGATGATCCGCGGCGGCCATATCGATCTAGCCATTTTAGGCGGGATGGAAGTTTCGGAGACTGGGGACTTGGCCAACTGGATGATTCCTGGCAAGATGGTCAAAGGAATGGGGGGCGCAATGGACCTCGTCCAAGGCGCAAAACGCATCGTTGTCATCATGGACCATGTGAACAAGCATGGTGAATCCAAAGTGAAAAAGAGCTGTACATTGCCATTGACAGGAGAAAAGGTCGTCCACTGCCTGATTACCGAATTGGCTGTTTTCCATTTTTCCGAAGCGGGAATGGAATTGATTGAATTGCAAAATGGCATAACACTTGATGAAGTGAAAAGCAAAACAGAGGCTGACTTCACCATAAGTCCCTCTATTGAAATCAGGGCATAA
- a CDS encoding CoA transferase subunit A yields MSKLLSSFDSAIEHIENGATIIVGGFGLSGIPEKLIIALRNKGVKDLTVVSNNCGVDDWGLGLLLENKQIKKMIASYVGENKLFEQQFLSGELEVELVPQGTLAERLRAGGAGIPAFYTATGVGTEVAKGKEHKEFDGRTYIMEKGIVGDFAFVKAWKADHFGNLVYRKTARNFNPVVATAGKVTLVEVEELVNTGELDPDEIHTSGVYVQKVLVGNDYVKRIEKLTTANA; encoded by the coding sequence ATGAGTAAATTGTTATCATCTTTTGACAGCGCTATTGAACATATCGAGAATGGAGCTACCATTATCGTTGGCGGGTTCGGATTAAGCGGAATTCCAGAAAAACTAATCATTGCTTTGCGTAACAAAGGTGTAAAGGATTTGACGGTCGTCAGCAACAATTGCGGGGTCGATGATTGGGGTCTGGGACTTTTGCTTGAAAATAAACAAATCAAAAAAATGATAGCCTCCTATGTCGGGGAAAATAAATTGTTCGAGCAGCAATTTTTAAGCGGCGAGCTGGAGGTCGAGCTAGTTCCCCAAGGAACGCTTGCTGAGCGATTAAGAGCGGGCGGAGCGGGCATTCCTGCCTTTTATACAGCCACGGGAGTGGGAACGGAAGTCGCCAAAGGGAAGGAACATAAAGAGTTCGATGGCCGCACATACATCATGGAAAAAGGGATCGTCGGGGATTTTGCCTTTGTCAAAGCTTGGAAAGCGGATCATTTCGGTAACCTCGTATATCGAAAAACAGCCAGGAATTTCAATCCTGTCGTTGCCACAGCGGGGAAAGTCACGTTGGTCGAAGTGGAGGAGCTTGTGAACACAGGGGAGCTTGATCCGGATGAAATTCATACTTCAGGAGTTTATGTACAAAAAGTGCTTGTAGGAAATGACTATGTAAAACGTATTGAAAAACTTACAACTGCTAACGCATAA
- a CDS encoding GntP family permease: protein MVIQILAIVVALGLLIFLAYRGYPVIIIAPLVTLLAVILSGGHLLPSYTETYMTFAANYIKAFFPIFLLGAVFGKVMEMSGAAASIAKTIVKSLGSKQAILAVVLACSALTYGGVSLFVVAFAVYPFAAAIFKEADIPKRLLPGTIALGAFTYTMDALPGTPQIQNIIPTNYFGTDTYAAPIMGIIGAILVFTGGMLWLERRRKQAVANGEGYGEGHINEPESAEQQNLPNFWLSLVPLILVVAFNFAFSRSAISVKHWYDGSMLKETFNIADVSTVTSSWSLIVALTIGIIAAMLLNVGRIKVKLASGLTAAAMGSLLAIFNTASEVGFGNVVKTLPGFSVIQNWVFNASGNPLVSEAVAVNVLAGITGSASGGLSIALEVMGSHYMQVAQNVGITPEMLHRIASMASGGMDTLPHNGAVITLLAITGLTHRQSYKDIFAITVLKTVTVFIIAFGTSLFI, encoded by the coding sequence TTGGTGATTCAAATTTTAGCCATTGTCGTGGCGCTGGGACTTTTAATCTTTTTAGCCTACCGGGGCTATCCGGTCATTATCATAGCGCCGCTTGTTACATTGTTGGCGGTCATATTATCCGGCGGTCACTTGCTGCCGAGTTATACAGAGACATACATGACGTTCGCCGCTAACTATATAAAAGCGTTTTTTCCGATATTTTTATTAGGGGCCGTATTCGGAAAGGTCATGGAGATGAGCGGTGCAGCAGCATCCATTGCCAAGACCATCGTAAAATCACTAGGCTCGAAGCAGGCCATCCTGGCCGTCGTGCTTGCCTGTTCGGCGCTGACATATGGCGGGGTTTCACTGTTTGTCGTGGCATTCGCCGTTTATCCATTTGCAGCAGCCATTTTTAAAGAAGCCGACATTCCAAAGAGATTGTTGCCGGGAACGATAGCCTTAGGCGCTTTCACTTATACGATGGATGCTCTTCCTGGAACACCTCAGATCCAAAATATCATTCCAACGAATTATTTCGGAACGGATACCTATGCAGCTCCCATCATGGGGATCATTGGCGCAATCCTTGTATTCACAGGAGGAATGCTTTGGCTGGAACGCCGTCGTAAACAAGCGGTGGCAAATGGGGAAGGGTACGGGGAAGGGCATATCAATGAACCCGAAAGTGCAGAACAGCAAAACCTGCCTAACTTCTGGCTCTCCCTCGTACCGCTCATCCTTGTCGTCGCTTTCAACTTCGCTTTCAGCCGCAGCGCCATTTCGGTTAAGCATTGGTATGACGGATCGATGCTGAAGGAAACATTCAACATTGCCGATGTAAGCACAGTCACTTCATCGTGGTCGCTGATCGTTGCCCTCACAATCGGTATCATAGCCGCCATGCTTTTGAATGTCGGACGCATAAAGGTCAAATTGGCAAGTGGTTTGACGGCTGCTGCGATGGGATCTTTGCTTGCCATATTCAATACCGCATCTGAAGTCGGTTTTGGGAATGTCGTAAAAACGCTTCCTGGATTCTCGGTCATTCAAAACTGGGTGTTCAATGCAAGCGGCAATCCACTCGTTTCCGAAGCTGTTGCCGTCAATGTACTGGCAGGGATCACCGGATCGGCATCCGGCGGACTTTCGATTGCGCTGGAAGTGATGGGAAGTCACTATATGCAGGTGGCCCAAAATGTCGGGATCACCCCGGAAATGCTTCATCGAATTGCATCCATGGCATCCGGCGGGATGGATACGCTGCCGCATAATGGCGCCGTCATCACCTTACTTGCCATTACGGGGCTGACACATCGCCAATCGTACAAGGATATCTTTGCGATTACGGTCTTGAAAACAGTGACCGTGTTCATCATTGCTTTTGGAACATCATTGTTTATTTAA